A window of the Ipomoea triloba cultivar NCNSP0323 chromosome 14, ASM357664v1 genome harbors these coding sequences:
- the LOC116005144 gene encoding AP2-like ethylene-responsive transcription factor PLT1 produces the protein MGSMNSNNWLSFPLSPSQAAAQSHHFSVGLVNDSLDTSFQNPEWNLISTQGSNEVPKVADFLGVGKVDCNQPDLVSYNDIQANEPDYLFSSNAGLLPVQTGGVTVAAGAGGGFELQENNACNMQSLTLSMGTSGKGSATHAASPSGNATASGSAENSNTSIVEAATPRRALDTFGQRTSIYRGVTRHRWTGRYEAHLWDNSCRREGQSRKGRQVYLGGYDKEDKAARAYDLAALKYWGTSTTTNFPISNYEKELEEMKHMTRQEFVAAIRRKSSGFSRGASMYRGVTRHHQHGRWQARIGRVAGNKDLYLGTFSTEEEAAEAYDIAAIKFRGLNAVTNFDMSRYDVKAILESNTLPIGGGAAKRLKEAQALESSRKRDQEMLALNSSFHYGAATAGPIHAAAAAAAYPLMQPFDAQPLLTLQNQDFSHHYAAQESPYTYIQTHLQLHHQQQQHSPSYLNPSPQTSQYYNNNNNNPYLQSGNPVLLHGLMNMGGSSSSVMDNNGGSSSGSYSGGGYLGNSTLGMATNSNSGGGGDQELAVVKVDYDMPSGTYTGWSNDSVQGSNPNIFSMWND, from the exons ATGGGCTCCATGAATTCCAACAACTGGCTTTCTTTCCCCCTCTCTCCTTCTCAGGCTGCTGCCCAGTCTCATCACTTCTCTGTAGGGTTAGTCAATGACAGTCTTGATACTTCTTTCCAAAATCCAg AGTGGAATTTGATTAGCACCCAAGGGAGCAACGAGGTGCCCAAGGTTGCTGATTTCCTAGGCGTTGGCAAGGTGGATTGCAACCAACCGGATTTAGTCTCCTACAATGACATCCAAGCAAATGAACCGGACTATCTCTTCTCGAGTAACGCCGGTCTGCTGCCGGTCCAAACCGGCGGCGTGACGGTGGCCGCCGGTGCGGGCGGCGGCTTCGAGCTCCAAGAGAACAACGCGTGTAATATGCAGTCATTGACGCTGTCTATGGGGACCAGTGGGAAAGGCTCGGCTACTCATGCCGCTAGCCCTAGTGGTAATGCCACGGCTAGTGGTAGCGCTGAAAATAGTAACACAAGCATAGTGGAAGCAGCTACTCCTAGAAGGGCCTTGGATACTTTTGGACAAAGAACATCCATTTATAGAGGTGTAACAAG GCATAGATGGACAGGAAGGTATGAAGCTCATCTGTGGGATAATAGTTGCAGGAGGGAAGGGCAATCACGAAAGGGTCGTCAAG TGTATTTGG GTGGATACGATAAGGAGGATAAAGCAGCTAGGGCTTATGATCTTGCTGCATTAAAATATTGGGGAACTTCTACAACTACTAATTTCCCA ATCAGTAACTATGAGAAAGAATTGGAGGAGATGAAACACATGACTAGACAAGAATTTGTAGCTGCAATCAGAAG GAAGAGTAGTGGATTCTCCAGAGGTGCATCTATGTATCGCGGAGTAACAAG GCATCATCAGCATGGACGATGGCAGGCCAGAATTGGGAGGGTCGCTGGCAACAAAGATCTCTACCTGGGAACTTTCA GCACCGAGGAGGAAGCAGCGGAGGCATACGACATAGCGGCAATAAAGTTCCGGGGTCTAAACGCCGTGACGAACTTCGACATGAGCCGCTACGACGTGAAAGCCATTCTGGAAAGCAACACCCTCCCCATCGGCGGAGGCGCCGCCAAGCGCCTCAAGGAAGCGCAAGCCCTAGAATCCTCCCGGAAACGCGACCAAGAAATGCTGGCCCTCAACTCCAGTTTCCACTACGGCGCCGCCACAGCGGGACCCATtcacgccgccgccgccgccgcggcgTACCCCCTCATGCAACCCTTCGACGCCCAGCCACTGCTCACCCTACAAAACCAAGATTTCTCCCACCACTACGCCGCCCAGGAATCGCCCTACACCTACATCCAAACGCACCTTCAACtccatcatcaacaacaacaacactcCCCATCTTACTTAAACCCCTCCCCCCAGACCTCTCAGTAttacaacaataacaacaacaacccGTATCTTCAGAGCGGCAACCCGGTTTTGCTCCACGGGTTGATGAACATGGGCGGGTCGTCTTCTTCGGTGATGGACAACAATGGCGGAAGCTCTAGCGGGAGTTACAGTGGAGGAGGGTATCTTGGTAATAGCACGCTTGGGATGGCTACAAATTCCAATtctggaggaggaggagatcaGGAGCTTGCAGTAGTGAAAGTTGATTATGATATGCCGTCCGGGACTTATACCGGGTGGTCCAATGACTCGGTGCAGGGTTCCAATCCTAACATTTTCAGCATGTGGAATGATTGA